A window of the Archocentrus centrarchus isolate MPI-CPG fArcCen1 chromosome 17, fArcCen1, whole genome shotgun sequence genome harbors these coding sequences:
- the LOC115795846 gene encoding gastrula zinc finger protein XlCGF57.1-like isoform X2, with protein MKTKEEEGLDDQQVCSQERNSSLDQEDPEPPQIKEEQEELWTSPEGEQLVVKQETEEIIVWTGEERLKLLETIWKPETKPHGIDLPQQIDCKEEVPTDKQVCNEEKKFSLDQEHPDPPQFKEEQEDLYTSQKGEQLLLKQETETLMVTPTYEQNDHSEPEPKRDQLLSHNSSESESQGEEGSDDSGLTRNVELKKRKHDINRSQSSTDDNSSVSESQCKTDTNKKCLTCDTCGKTFRDNYSLTRHLKVHTGEKPYSCTTCGKRFSEPSGMNRHMKIHTGEKPHYCSTCGKRFGQTINLKTHMRSHTGEKPYSCSICGKQFGYMINLKTHMRIHTGEKPYSCSTCGKSFSDSSAFKTHMRFHTGEKPYSCSTCGKGFSHMINLKTHMRIHTGEKPYACGICGKSFSQKTTLERHMRIHTGEKPHS; from the exons ATGAAGACTAAGGAAGAGGAGGGTCTGGATGACCAGCAGGTCTGTAGCCAGGAGAGGAACTCCAGTCTGGACCAGGAGGACCCAGAAcctccacagattaaagaggagcaggaggaactCTGGACCAGTCCGGAGGGAGAGCAGCTTGTAGTGAAGCAGGAGACTGAAGAGATCATCGTCTGGACCGGGGAAGAGCGTctcaagctgctggaaacaatCTGGAAACCTGAAACAAAGCCACATGGCATAG ATCTTCCCCAGCAAATTGACTGTAAGGAAGAGGTTCCCACAGACAAACAGGTCTGTAATGAGGAGAAGAAGTTCAGTCTGGACCAGGAGCACCCAGATCCCCCACAGtttaaagaggaacaggaagacCTTTACACCAGTCAGAAGGGAGAACAGCTTCTGTTGAAGCAGGAGACGGAGACCTTAATGGTGACTCCTACTTATGAGCAAAATGACCACAGTGAACCAGAACCAAAGAGGGACCAACTCCTTTCTCACAACTCTTCTGAATCAGAGAGCCAAGGTGAGGAAGGAAGTGACGACTCAGGATTAACCAGGAATGtagagctgaagaagaggaaacatgACATAAACAGAAGTCAGAGTAGCACAGATGATAACTCTTCAGTATCAGAGAGTCAGTGTAAAACTGATACAAATAAAAAGTGTCTAACATGTGACACTTGCGGTAAAACGTTTCGTGATAACTACAGCCTGACTAGACATCTCAAAgtccacacaggtgagaaacctTATTCTTGTACCACTTGTGGGAAAAGATTTAGTGAGCCATCAGGTATGAACAGACATATGAAAATTCACACTGGTGAGAAGCCACATTACTGTAGCACCTGCGGGAAAAGATTCGGGCAAACAATAAACTTGAAAACTCACATGAGaagtcacacaggtgagaagccatatTCTTGCAGCATCTGTGGGAAGCAATTCGGTTACATGATAAACTTGAAAACTCATATGAGAATCCACACGGGTGAGAAGCCGTATTCTTGTAGCACTTGTGGTAAAAGTTTTAGTGACTCATCAGCATTCAAAACTCACATGAGGttccacacag gtgagaagccgtaTTCAtgtagcacctgtgggaaaGGATTCAGTCATATGATAAACTTGAAAACTCAcatgagaattcacacaggtgagaagccgtaTGCTTGTGGCAtctgtgggaaaagtttcagtcagaaaACAACACTGGAACGCCAcatgagaattcacacaggtgagaagccacatTCTTGA
- the LOC115795846 gene encoding gastrula zinc finger protein XlCGF57.1-like isoform X1, whose protein sequence is MKTKEEEGLDDQQVCSQERNSSLDQEDPEPPQIKEEQEELWTSPEGEQLVVKQETEEIIVWTGEERLKLLETIWKPETKPHGIDLPQQIDCKEEVPTDKQVCNEEKKFSLDQEHPDPPQFKEEQEDLYTSQKGEQLLLKQETETLMVTPTYEQNDHSEPEPKRDQLLSHNSSESESQGEEGSDDSGLTRNVELKKRKHDINRSQSSTDDNSSVSESQCKTDTNKKCLTCDTCGKTFRDNYSLTRHLKVHTGEKPYSCTTCGKRFSEPSGMNRHMKIHTGEKPHYCSTCGKRFGQTINLKTHMRSHTGEKPYSCSICGKQFGYMINLKTHMRIHTGEKPYSCSTCGKSFSDSSAFKTHMRFHTGEKPYSCSTCGKGFSHMINLKTHMRIHTGEKPYACGICGKSFSQKTTLERHMRIHTGEKPHS, encoded by the exons ATGAAGACTAAGGAAGAGGAGGGTCTGGATGACCAGCAGGTCTGTAGCCAGGAGAGGAACTCCAGTCTGGACCAGGAGGACCCAGAAcctccacagattaaagaggagcaggaggaactCTGGACCAGTCCGGAGGGAGAGCAGCTTGTAGTGAAGCAGGAGACTGAAGAGATCATCGTCTGGACCGGGGAAGAGCGTctcaagctgctggaaacaatCTGGAAACCTGAAACAAAGCCACATGGCATAG ATCTTCCCCAGCAAATTGACTGTAAGGAAGAGGTTCCCACAGACAAACAGGTCTGTAATGAGGAGAAGAAGTTCAGTCTGGACCAGGAGCACCCAGATCCCCCACAGtttaaagaggaacaggaagacCTTTACACCAGTCAGAAGGGAGAACAGCTTCTGTTGAAGCAGGAGACGGAGACCTTAATGGTGACTCCTACTTATGAGCAAAATGACCACAGTGAACCAGAACCAAAGAGGGACCAACTCCTTTCTCACAACTCTTCTGAATCAGAGAGCCAAGGTGAGGAAGGAAGTGACGACTCAGGATTAACCAGGAATGtagagctgaagaagaggaaacatgACATAAACAGAAGTCAGAGTAGCACAGATGATAACTCTTCAGTATCAGAGAGTCAGTGTAAAACTGATACAAATAAAAAGTGTCTAACATGTGACACTTGCGGTAAAACGTTTCGTGATAACTACAGCCTGACTAGACATCTCAAAgtccacacaggtgagaaacctTATTCTTGTACCACTTGTGGGAAAAGATTTAGTGAGCCATCAGGTATGAACAGACATATGAAAATTCACACTGGTGAGAAGCCACATTACTGTAGCACCTGCGGGAAAAGATTCGGGCAAACAATAAACTTGAAAACTCACATGAGaagtcacacaggtgagaagccatatTCTTGCAGCATCTGTGGGAAGCAATTCGGTTACATGATAAACTTGAAAACTCATATGAGAATCCACACGGGTGAGAAGCCGTATTCTTGTAGCACTTGTGGTAAAAGTTTTAGTGACTCATCAGCATTCAAAACTCACATGAGGttccacacaggtgagaagccgtaTTCAtgtagcacctgtgggaaaGGATTCAGTCATATGATAAACTTGAAAACTCAcatgagaattcacacaggtgagaagccgtaTGCTTGTGGCAtctgtgggaaaagtttcagtcagaaaACAACACTGGAACGCCAcatgagaattcacacaggtgagaagccacatTCTTGA